The following coding sequences lie in one Pseudarthrobacter phenanthrenivorans Sphe3 genomic window:
- a CDS encoding Gfo/Idh/MocA family protein: MTKTAIVRVAMNGITGRMGYRQHLLRSILPIRDAGGFTLEDGTRVQIEPILVGRNEAKIRELAEKHKVAEWTTDLDSVINDPTVDVIFDASMTSLRAATLKKAMLAGKHIFTEKPTAETLEEAIELARIGKEAGVTAGVVHDKLYLPGLVKLRRLVDEGFFGRILSIRGEFGYWVFEGDIQAAQRPSWNYRKEDGGGMTTDMFCHWNYVLEGIIGKVKSVSAKTATHIPARWDEAGKEYKATADDASYGIFELETPGGDEVIGQINSSWAVRVYRDELVEFQVDGTHGSAVAGLNKCVAQQRAHTPKPVWNPDLPVTESFRDQWQEVPANAELDNGFKLQWEEFLRDVVAGREHRFGLLSAARGVQLAELGLKSNDERRTLDIPEITL, from the coding sequence ATGACTAAAACAGCGATTGTCCGCGTCGCCATGAATGGCATCACCGGCCGGATGGGTTACCGCCAGCACCTGCTGCGTTCCATCCTCCCGATCCGCGACGCCGGCGGCTTCACCCTCGAGGACGGCACCAGGGTCCAGATCGAACCGATCCTGGTGGGCCGCAACGAGGCCAAGATCCGCGAACTTGCGGAAAAGCACAAGGTCGCCGAATGGACCACGGACCTCGACTCGGTCATCAACGACCCCACCGTTGACGTCATCTTCGACGCGTCCATGACCAGCCTCCGCGCAGCCACCCTGAAGAAGGCCATGCTCGCCGGCAAGCACATCTTCACCGAGAAGCCCACAGCGGAAACCCTTGAAGAGGCCATCGAACTTGCCCGCATCGGCAAGGAAGCCGGCGTCACGGCCGGCGTCGTTCACGACAAGCTCTACCTGCCCGGCCTGGTCAAGCTCCGCCGCCTGGTGGACGAGGGCTTCTTCGGCCGCATCCTCTCCATCCGCGGCGAGTTTGGCTACTGGGTCTTCGAAGGCGACATCCAGGCGGCCCAGCGCCCGTCCTGGAACTACCGCAAGGAAGACGGCGGTGGAATGACCACGGACATGTTCTGCCACTGGAACTACGTCCTCGAGGGCATCATCGGCAAGGTCAAGAGCGTCAGCGCCAAGACCGCCACCCACATCCCGGCGCGCTGGGACGAAGCCGGCAAGGAATACAAGGCCACGGCGGATGATGCTTCCTACGGCATCTTCGAGCTCGAGACCCCGGGCGGCGACGAAGTCATCGGCCAGATCAACTCGTCCTGGGCAGTGCGTGTCTACCGCGATGAACTGGTGGAGTTCCAGGTTGACGGGACCCACGGCTCCGCCGTCGCAGGCCTGAACAAGTGCGTCGCCCAGCAGCGCGCCCACACCCCCAAGCCGGTCTGGAACCCGGACCTGCCCGTCACCGAGTCCTTCCGCGACCAGTGGCAGGAAGTCCCGGCCAATGCCGAGCTGGACAACGGGTTCAAGCTGCAGTGGGAAGAGTTCCTCCGCGACGTCGTGGCCGGCCGCGAGCACCGCTTCGGGCTGCTGTCCGCCGCCCGCGGCGTCCAGCTGGCCGAGCTCGGCCTGAAGTCCAACGATGAACGCCGCACCCTCGACATCCCGGAGATCACCCTCTAA
- a CDS encoding dihydrodipicolinate synthase family protein translates to MTSLILPSHDGGTREYRLQGGTSWARPTAPLTARRAYAAAHVIPEVLADNTPGAPARLDWEATMAYRHELWSYGLGVADAMDTAQRGMGLDWAATQQLIKRTGVEAASVVATGNAATAGKTVRDLVSCGAGTDQLDIDSLPAGEAGIKAVLEAYREQIAVITEAGPKVILMASRALAKVANGPDDYLKVYSTLLQEVDQPVILHWLGTMFDPALAGYWGSDDVATATATFLGLIRDHADKVDGVKVSLLDAGHEVALRAALPEGVRLYTGDDFNYPELIDGDGTHHSDALLGIFAAIYPAASVALQNYDAGNAAKAREILDSTRELGKHIFSAPTFYYKTGIAFMSWLNGKQPGFQMVGGLHSGRSVCHLAKTFELADQAGLLKDPALAAFRMSEFLRISGI, encoded by the coding sequence ATGACCTCGCTCATCCTTCCCTCCCACGACGGCGGCACCCGCGAATACCGGCTGCAGGGCGGCACCTCCTGGGCCCGCCCCACCGCCCCGCTGACTGCCCGGCGGGCCTACGCTGCCGCGCACGTCATCCCCGAAGTCCTCGCTGACAACACCCCCGGCGCCCCGGCCCGGCTCGACTGGGAGGCGACCATGGCCTACCGCCATGAGCTGTGGTCCTACGGGCTCGGTGTGGCGGACGCCATGGATACTGCCCAGCGCGGCATGGGCCTCGACTGGGCGGCCACCCAGCAGCTCATCAAGCGGACAGGCGTCGAGGCCGCATCGGTGGTCGCAACCGGAAACGCCGCCACAGCGGGCAAGACCGTCCGGGACCTGGTTTCCTGCGGCGCCGGCACGGACCAGCTCGACATCGACTCCCTGCCGGCCGGCGAAGCGGGCATCAAGGCCGTGCTTGAGGCCTACCGCGAACAGATCGCCGTGATCACCGAAGCCGGCCCCAAGGTTATCCTGATGGCGTCGCGTGCCCTGGCCAAGGTTGCCAACGGCCCTGACGACTACCTGAAGGTCTACTCCACCCTGCTGCAGGAAGTGGACCAGCCCGTCATCCTGCACTGGCTGGGCACCATGTTCGATCCCGCCCTGGCCGGCTACTGGGGTTCGGACGATGTCGCAACCGCCACCGCGACGTTCCTTGGCCTCATCAGGGACCATGCGGACAAGGTGGACGGCGTCAAGGTCTCCCTGCTGGATGCCGGCCACGAGGTTGCACTCCGCGCGGCCCTCCCCGAAGGCGTCCGCCTCTACACCGGCGACGACTTCAACTACCCCGAGCTCATCGACGGCGACGGGACCCACCACTCCGACGCCCTGCTGGGCATCTTCGCGGCCATCTACCCGGCCGCCTCGGTTGCCCTGCAGAACTACGACGCCGGCAACGCCGCCAAAGCACGCGAAATCCTGGACTCCACCAGGGAACTGGGCAAGCACATCTTCAGCGCCCCCACCTTCTACTACAAGACCGGCATCGCGTTTATGTCCTGGCTCAACGGCAAACAGCCCGGCTTCCAGATGGTCGGCGGTCTGCACTCCGGCCGGTCTGTGTGCCACCTCGCCAAGACCTTCGAACTGGCCGACCAGGCGGGCCTGCTCAAGGACCCGGCACTGGCTGCCTTCCGGATGTCTGAATTTTTGCGGATAAGCGGGATCTAG
- a CDS encoding ABC transporter permease produces the protein MTTIRYSAQRQPLFSRTLRSFATPSGAIYLLLLALLIILTFYNPSLAEPDQMTRFIGRSVPIAVVAIGQYFVIVAGEFDLSMGAVISAQVVLAGNLIGQEPSRIPQVMVLMAVLGTVVGLVNGVLTSLLKVPSFITTLGTALVLSGLTFYFTGGAPSGNPADAFRAIGRGGLQNVPLIGFVPYSVLILLFVAIGAAWLMKRPFGRMLIAVGDNPATTALAGASPWWIRTKAFILSSTAATVAAVLMVGYAGVSPVVGQGYEFTAITAVVLGGVALGGGRGAVLSAVAGAYVLETLVSILNFAGVQSTWRPSVQGAIIILALGIPLLRMRRPAWMTRRPVNRNTPDDQ, from the coding sequence ATGACCACAATCAGGTATTCCGCCCAAAGGCAGCCCCTGTTTTCACGAACCCTGCGTTCCTTCGCCACACCCAGTGGAGCGATTTACTTGCTCCTCCTCGCCCTCCTTATCATCCTGACCTTTTACAATCCATCCCTTGCAGAACCGGACCAGATGACCCGGTTCATTGGGAGGTCAGTACCAATCGCGGTCGTGGCAATTGGCCAGTACTTCGTCATCGTCGCAGGGGAATTCGACCTGTCAATGGGCGCCGTCATCTCGGCTCAGGTCGTTCTTGCCGGAAATCTGATTGGCCAGGAGCCATCCCGGATCCCGCAGGTCATGGTGCTCATGGCGGTGCTGGGAACCGTCGTAGGTCTGGTCAACGGCGTACTGACCTCTCTACTCAAGGTACCCAGTTTCATCACAACGCTCGGAACGGCACTGGTCCTGTCCGGACTGACTTTCTACTTCACCGGCGGCGCTCCCAGCGGAAACCCGGCCGATGCCTTCCGCGCCATTGGCCGCGGTGGACTGCAAAATGTCCCCCTTATAGGATTCGTGCCCTACTCAGTTCTGATTCTGCTCTTCGTAGCTATAGGCGCGGCCTGGCTCATGAAAAGACCGTTCGGACGAATGCTGATTGCAGTTGGTGACAATCCTGCGACAACAGCCCTTGCTGGTGCCAGCCCCTGGTGGATCCGTACTAAAGCCTTCATCCTTTCATCCACGGCAGCCACCGTGGCAGCAGTTCTCATGGTCGGCTACGCCGGTGTCAGTCCGGTTGTCGGACAGGGCTATGAGTTCACGGCCATCACGGCCGTCGTCCTCGGCGGCGTCGCCCTGGGAGGTGGACGCGGCGCAGTCCTGTCCGCGGTAGCAGGGGCATACGTCCTGGAAACCCTCGTCAGCATCCTCAACTTTGCCGGCGTCCAATCGACGTGGCGCCCTTCAGTTCAAGGCGCAATTATCATCCTCGCTCTCGGCATCCCACTGCTGCGCATGAGGCGCCCAGCATGGATGACGAGAAGGCCGGTAAACCGCAACACCCCGGATGACCAGTAA
- a CDS encoding ABC transporter permease — MNAHRFKSTLNNALRSNTGSVYLVWILVLCCGAVLTGLSGRTFFTEGNITDLLTSTTVLGLVVVGQTLVILLGSLDLSVPFVLSLSSVLAAGVMAGRSENFTAGIVAAVLVSLAIGLINGLLVGLVKINGFIATLGTGLVVSGYLFTNYRGSTGKASPELAAIGSASWGVVPWTTVAMVLCLVATALFLNRTRTGLHIYAVGGDPAVTRMSGIRASLPAIVAHSLSGLFAGLAGLVIVARLGVGSPEVGTQGGYDLLSIAAVVVGGAVLAGGKGSIWGSLGGILIFATIDSLLGIMEVNPYLKEVVRGLIIIIAVAVYAKRNQLKRSARFDSLRTKSTSSMKEGSIR, encoded by the coding sequence ATGAACGCTCACAGATTCAAGTCCACTTTGAACAACGCCCTCCGGTCCAATACAGGTTCGGTATATCTGGTCTGGATCCTCGTCCTCTGCTGCGGTGCGGTTCTCACTGGGCTCTCCGGCCGCACCTTTTTTACCGAAGGGAACATCACCGACCTTCTGACCAGCACCACCGTCCTTGGCCTGGTTGTCGTCGGACAGACCCTCGTCATTCTCCTTGGAAGCCTTGATCTGTCCGTTCCATTCGTGCTTAGCCTTTCCAGCGTCCTGGCCGCAGGAGTCATGGCAGGACGATCAGAAAACTTTACTGCCGGTATCGTCGCAGCGGTTTTGGTATCCCTCGCCATTGGACTCATCAACGGCCTGCTCGTCGGTCTGGTCAAGATCAATGGCTTTATCGCCACGCTCGGTACAGGTCTCGTGGTTTCGGGATACCTCTTCACCAACTACCGCGGAAGCACTGGCAAAGCATCCCCTGAACTTGCCGCCATCGGGTCAGCCTCCTGGGGAGTGGTGCCATGGACGACAGTTGCCATGGTCCTATGCCTGGTGGCCACAGCCCTGTTTCTGAACAGGACCCGGACAGGGCTCCACATTTACGCCGTTGGCGGGGATCCCGCCGTCACAAGGATGTCAGGAATCAGGGCATCGTTACCCGCAATCGTGGCTCACTCCCTTTCCGGACTCTTCGCGGGCCTCGCCGGACTGGTCATCGTCGCACGTCTGGGCGTCGGCAGCCCCGAGGTCGGCACCCAGGGTGGTTATGACCTGCTCTCAATTGCGGCCGTCGTGGTGGGCGGAGCAGTCCTAGCCGGCGGAAAAGGATCGATTTGGGGTTCGCTCGGCGGCATCCTCATCTTCGCGACCATCGACAGCCTGCTGGGAATCATGGAAGTCAACCCCTACCTGAAGGAAGTAGTCAGGGGCCTCATCATCATCATCGCTGTCGCTGTCTATGCGAAAAGAAACCAACTCAAACGATCCGCGCGCTTCGACTCACTGCGGACGAAATCAACCAGTTCAATGAAGGAGGGAAGCATCCGATGA
- a CDS encoding sugar ABC transporter ATP-binding protein, whose amino-acid sequence MSKSFFGFPVLTGVDLEIRPGEVHGLVGENGAGKSTLMKILAGVYTRDVGRVVLGGKEVMFSHPVQAQLAGISTVFQEFNLLPDRSVAENIYLGREPRVRGFISQRKMNAATAELFSSLGVDSINPAAHVRTLSVAQQQLVEIAKALSFDARVISMDEPTAALADHEVELLYSIIENLKKRGVAVLYVSHRLREIFKLCDRITVLKDGALVATKPAEELNEQELVRLMVGRPLSSFFPPKTEGTVVGDTALSLQNAGNHVVNNVTLKLRRGEILGIAGLQGSGRTEVLDAISGSAPFTRGEIHVNGAATTIKTTRQAIRAGIAHVTEDRKATGLLLNQSVIDNALTVIRACYPKRTSTARQAATDLFLELQLSARGPDQEIRYLSGGNQQKVILTKWLLMEPQIVLLDEPTRGIDVGAKFALYVLMRRLAAAGHAILMVSSELPELIGMADRVLVMRDGELVSELPAGSSEESILQAAAGITDAAVAA is encoded by the coding sequence GTGAGCAAATCATTCTTCGGATTCCCGGTACTGACCGGCGTAGACCTTGAGATAAGGCCGGGAGAGGTGCACGGGCTCGTAGGGGAGAACGGCGCCGGGAAATCTACATTGATGAAGATTCTTGCGGGAGTCTACACAAGGGACGTGGGCCGGGTTGTTCTCGGTGGCAAGGAGGTAATGTTCAGCCATCCTGTGCAGGCTCAGCTGGCAGGCATTTCCACGGTATTCCAGGAATTCAACCTGTTGCCGGACCGGTCCGTAGCCGAAAATATCTATCTCGGCCGCGAACCGCGTGTGCGAGGTTTCATCTCGCAACGGAAGATGAACGCAGCGACTGCAGAGCTTTTTTCATCCCTTGGTGTTGACTCCATTAACCCGGCAGCGCATGTGCGAACACTATCTGTGGCGCAGCAACAGCTCGTGGAAATCGCCAAGGCCCTCAGCTTTGACGCCCGGGTCATCTCCATGGACGAGCCAACCGCTGCGCTTGCGGATCACGAAGTGGAGCTCCTGTACAGCATCATTGAAAACCTCAAGAAGCGCGGCGTTGCCGTTCTCTACGTATCCCACCGATTGCGGGAAATTTTTAAGCTTTGTGACCGCATCACAGTTCTCAAGGATGGCGCCCTTGTAGCCACGAAGCCGGCAGAAGAACTCAACGAGCAGGAACTGGTCCGGCTTATGGTCGGGCGCCCCCTGTCCTCGTTCTTCCCGCCCAAGACCGAAGGAACAGTAGTTGGAGACACAGCGCTCTCCCTTCAAAACGCCGGGAACCATGTAGTAAACAACGTGACGCTGAAACTCCGTCGCGGGGAAATCCTGGGAATAGCCGGACTGCAAGGGTCAGGCCGCACAGAAGTCTTGGATGCTATCTCCGGATCGGCACCATTTACCCGCGGCGAGATACACGTCAATGGGGCAGCCACGACCATCAAAACAACCCGCCAAGCAATTCGAGCCGGGATTGCTCACGTCACGGAGGACAGGAAAGCTACGGGACTGCTCCTGAATCAATCAGTCATTGATAACGCTCTGACAGTAATCCGAGCCTGCTATCCCAAACGCACTTCAACTGCCCGTCAGGCTGCAACCGACCTGTTTCTGGAGCTGCAACTCTCAGCACGGGGACCGGATCAGGAGATCAGGTACCTTTCCGGCGGCAATCAACAAAAAGTGATTCTCACCAAGTGGCTGCTTATGGAACCACAAATCGTCCTTCTCGATGAGCCCACCAGAGGGATTGATGTTGGTGCGAAGTTTGCCCTGTACGTCCTAATGCGACGTTTGGCTGCCGCCGGACACGCCATCCTCATGGTTTCCAGCGAATTGCCTGAACTCATCGGGATGGCCGACAGAGTTCTCGTTATGCGTGACGGGGAACTGGTCTCCGAGCTTCCTGCCGGGTCCAGCGAAGAAAGCATTTTGCAGGCAGCGGCCGGCATAACCGACGCGGCGGTGGCAGCATGA
- the aldh gene encoding aldehyde dehydrogenase AldH has product MAIATIDPTTGITLKTFDAHTPEEVENRIARAEAAFRSLQNTSFEERARWMHKAADILESEADEVARLIATEMGKTLTTAKYEALKSATGMRHFADHAQRYLSPETPVPAKEVNASNLHVQFDPLGVVLAVMPWNYPLWQAVRFAAPALMAGNTGLLKHASNVPQCALYLGDLFARGGFPEGAFQTLLVEGKDVIPLVDDARIRAVTLTGSVAAGSAIAEAAGRNIKRSVLELGGMDVFIVMPSADIEKAAAQAVIARLQNSGQSCIAAKRFYVHEDVYDRFEHLFVTGMAEAVAGDPLDESTSFGPLATERGRQDVHELVRDAREKGAAVQCGGEIPEGEGWYYPATVLTGVTEDMRIYREECFGPVACLYKVSSLQEAIALSNDSDFGLSSSVWTNDETEATEAARSIEAGGVFINGLTASFPAVPFGGLKDSGYGRELSAYGIREFVNIKTVWTS; this is encoded by the coding sequence ATGGCAATCGCGACCATCGACCCCACCACGGGCATCACCCTGAAAACCTTCGACGCCCATACGCCCGAAGAGGTAGAAAACCGGATCGCCCGTGCGGAAGCAGCATTCCGGTCACTGCAGAACACCTCCTTTGAAGAACGCGCCCGCTGGATGCATAAGGCCGCTGACATCCTCGAAAGCGAAGCCGACGAAGTGGCCCGTCTCATCGCCACCGAGATGGGCAAAACCTTAACGACAGCAAAGTACGAGGCCCTGAAATCAGCCACCGGCATGCGGCACTTCGCCGATCACGCCCAGCGCTACCTTAGCCCGGAAACCCCGGTCCCGGCGAAAGAGGTCAACGCCTCCAACCTCCACGTACAATTCGACCCGTTAGGCGTCGTTTTGGCCGTTATGCCCTGGAATTACCCCCTTTGGCAGGCCGTCCGCTTCGCCGCCCCCGCACTAATGGCGGGCAACACAGGGCTCCTCAAGCACGCCTCAAACGTTCCTCAATGTGCGCTGTACCTGGGAGACCTCTTCGCCCGCGGCGGTTTTCCTGAAGGCGCGTTTCAGACACTGCTGGTTGAAGGCAAAGACGTTATTCCCCTCGTGGATGACGCAAGGATCAGGGCGGTCACCCTGACCGGCTCCGTCGCTGCCGGTTCCGCCATTGCTGAAGCAGCCGGCAGGAACATCAAAAGGAGTGTCCTGGAACTGGGAGGCATGGATGTCTTTATCGTCATGCCCTCGGCCGATATTGAAAAGGCTGCTGCCCAGGCAGTAATCGCACGCCTTCAAAACTCGGGGCAGTCCTGCATCGCGGCCAAGCGCTTCTACGTTCACGAAGATGTCTACGACCGCTTTGAACATCTGTTCGTTACAGGTATGGCCGAAGCAGTTGCCGGTGACCCCTTGGACGAAAGCACCAGCTTTGGCCCCCTGGCCACGGAGCGAGGACGCCAGGACGTTCATGAACTGGTTAGGGACGCCCGCGAAAAAGGGGCAGCAGTTCAGTGTGGAGGAGAAATACCGGAAGGGGAGGGCTGGTACTACCCGGCGACTGTCCTCACAGGCGTAACAGAGGACATGCGCATCTACCGGGAAGAATGCTTCGGCCCCGTGGCCTGCCTCTACAAAGTGTCATCACTCCAGGAAGCCATCGCTCTCAGCAACGACTCTGATTTTGGTTTGAGCTCAAGCGTGTGGACGAATGACGAGACCGAAGCGACCGAAGCAGCTCGATCAATCGAGGCCGGGGGCGTCTTCATCAACGGTCTGACGGCGTCATTCCCGGCGGTGCCTTTCGGCGGCCTCAAAGACTCCGGCTACGGACGTGAGCTCTCCGCCTATGGAATCCGGGAGTTCGTAAACATCAAGACGGTCTGGACCTCCTGA
- a CDS encoding ABC transporter substrate-binding protein → MMITACAPGSTAGAETSPGSTTTTNDWFNQAQFDLENSQRTATFAGDPSTPFLQHLDGPMVDATAFKKNAPAKVCFSNAALSNTWRQTGWITMNEQLKELQKQGVISQMETRNAQDSDNTQVADIDYFVNQQSCDAFIIAPNSPQATAPAVERACNTGKPVIIFDRGAGTDCATTFIHSVGGMAWGIDSATFVTENVKPGGHVVALRTAPGVDVFEQRWAAAQHIFSKAGLKYTDYITGADPTKIKAVVADELAKGTVDAVWVDLGDQSVPAIEAFEDAGKDIPVVTGEDNLSYLRAWKNKGFKGFASVYDAYQWRTALLAAASLFRGESIPKDWVLPQVPVTSEDLDKVLKTNEGMPDSHYAAFGGEDLPGFPQVWQKRVIP, encoded by the coding sequence ATGATGATCACCGCGTGTGCTCCCGGTTCGACCGCTGGTGCGGAAACCTCTCCGGGTTCCACCACCACAACCAATGACTGGTTCAACCAGGCACAATTCGATCTGGAAAACTCGCAACGGACTGCAACCTTTGCCGGGGACCCATCCACCCCCTTTCTTCAGCACCTCGACGGGCCAATGGTAGACGCCACAGCATTCAAAAAGAACGCGCCGGCCAAGGTCTGTTTCTCCAACGCTGCGCTCAGTAACACGTGGCGGCAGACCGGCTGGATCACCATGAACGAACAGCTCAAGGAGCTGCAAAAGCAGGGTGTCATCTCGCAAATGGAAACCCGCAACGCCCAAGACAGCGACAACACACAGGTTGCTGACATCGACTACTTCGTGAACCAGCAATCCTGTGACGCCTTCATCATCGCCCCCAACTCGCCACAGGCAACGGCACCGGCAGTGGAAAGAGCCTGCAACACAGGAAAACCCGTCATCATCTTCGACCGTGGGGCCGGCACGGACTGCGCAACCACATTCATCCACTCCGTGGGCGGCATGGCCTGGGGAATTGATTCAGCGACGTTCGTAACAGAAAACGTCAAGCCAGGAGGACACGTAGTAGCACTGCGTACGGCGCCTGGAGTTGACGTTTTCGAGCAGCGCTGGGCTGCTGCCCAGCACATTTTCAGCAAGGCAGGGCTGAAATACACGGACTACATCACCGGTGCCGACCCCACGAAAATCAAAGCAGTCGTGGCCGATGAACTCGCCAAAGGAACTGTCGATGCCGTTTGGGTGGACCTGGGCGACCAGTCGGTTCCAGCTATCGAGGCCTTCGAGGATGCCGGCAAGGACATCCCTGTGGTGACCGGCGAAGACAACCTCTCTTACCTCAGGGCATGGAAGAACAAAGGGTTCAAAGGCTTCGCATCCGTGTATGACGCCTACCAGTGGCGAACTGCGCTCCTTGCGGCAGCGTCCCTCTTCCGGGGCGAATCCATCCCCAAGGATTGGGTGTTGCCGCAGGTACCAGTCACTTCCGAAGATCTCGACAAGGTACTGAAGACCAACGAGGGAATGCCCGATTCGCATTACGCAGCCTTCGGCGGCGAGGACCTTCCAGGCTTTCCGCAGGTATGGCAAAAGCGGGTCATTCCCTAA
- a CDS encoding GMC family oxidoreductase, producing the protein MKKYDLTDDDVAVIIGSGPGGATLALRLVQQGLKVVLLEAGPWITNDKFINDERESYKQLTWTDTRLATGSWSLAKDFPGSPAWNGKAVGGTATFWTGLTPRFKWHEFKTHTYYGDLPDGTIADWPLDLDELDHYYTEAEKAVGASHRHGRPPLPASNGYKVLANGAERIGYRHYATGPYATNVEPYDGRPGTVQDGFAMAGDKSRAKWSPLVSEIPKALATGLLELRTEAQAVQITLGPDGRADGVVYTDTVGNLQRQRARLVAVAGNAIETPRLLLLSATSGHPDGLANSSGQVGRNYMRHTTGLVYAEFPNEVHMYRGEPMAGIISDESRHDPSRGFVGGYYIEMIAQGLPSFSTFMSPGEWGPQFTEKVEAYTRTAALWICGEDVPQASNRVTLSNTVTDRLGLPAPVVHYDDHPNDIAMRNHGYEQGEKLFKAVGAIRTTRAPGMPSGHNLGTARMSQKPDEGVVNSFGQAHDVPNLFVSDGSQFTTGAAANPTLTIVALSMRQGDYIGRQLSAAAL; encoded by the coding sequence ATGAAAAAGTATGACCTCACTGATGACGACGTCGCCGTTATCATCGGTTCCGGCCCCGGCGGTGCCACCTTGGCCCTCAGACTCGTACAGCAAGGCCTTAAAGTCGTGCTTCTCGAAGCAGGCCCATGGATCACCAACGACAAGTTCATCAACGACGAACGGGAGTCCTACAAGCAGCTCACATGGACCGACACCCGCCTGGCAACAGGATCATGGAGCCTCGCGAAGGACTTCCCCGGCAGCCCGGCGTGGAACGGAAAGGCCGTCGGTGGAACCGCGACATTCTGGACCGGACTGACACCCCGATTCAAATGGCACGAGTTCAAGACACACACGTACTACGGAGACCTGCCCGATGGGACCATCGCAGACTGGCCACTGGACCTGGACGAACTCGACCATTACTACACCGAAGCGGAAAAAGCGGTGGGAGCCTCCCACCGGCACGGCCGACCTCCACTGCCGGCGAGCAACGGCTACAAGGTTCTGGCGAACGGCGCCGAACGAATCGGATACCGCCATTACGCAACAGGCCCCTACGCCACCAACGTTGAACCCTACGATGGCCGCCCGGGCACAGTTCAGGACGGCTTCGCCATGGCAGGCGATAAAAGCCGCGCCAAGTGGTCACCACTTGTCAGCGAGATACCAAAGGCCTTAGCCACCGGCCTGCTGGAACTGCGGACCGAAGCCCAAGCCGTACAAATCACGCTAGGCCCTGACGGCCGCGCGGACGGCGTCGTCTACACAGACACCGTCGGAAACCTGCAACGTCAACGGGCTCGCCTCGTAGCTGTAGCAGGAAACGCCATCGAGACGCCACGCCTGCTCCTGCTTTCGGCTACCTCGGGCCATCCCGACGGCCTTGCGAACTCCTCAGGCCAGGTCGGGCGCAACTATATGCGGCACACCACCGGTCTCGTCTACGCCGAGTTCCCCAACGAAGTCCATATGTACCGCGGCGAACCAATGGCAGGCATCATCAGCGACGAATCGCGGCATGACCCATCACGGGGCTTCGTTGGCGGCTACTACATCGAGATGATCGCCCAAGGGCTGCCCTCATTCAGTACCTTCATGAGCCCGGGGGAGTGGGGGCCACAATTCACAGAAAAGGTAGAAGCCTACACCCGCACAGCGGCACTTTGGATTTGCGGTGAGGACGTTCCGCAGGCATCCAACAGAGTGACCCTAAGCAACACCGTCACCGACCGCCTCGGTCTGCCCGCACCTGTCGTCCACTACGACGACCATCCCAACGACATCGCCATGCGGAACCACGGCTACGAGCAGGGCGAGAAACTCTTCAAAGCTGTCGGCGCCATCCGCACAACCAGAGCCCCGGGGATGCCCTCCGGCCACAACCTGGGAACAGCCCGAATGAGCCAGAAGCCTGATGAAGGCGTCGTCAACAGTTTCGGTCAAGCCCACGACGTACCTAACCTGTTCGTCTCCGACGGGTCACAATTCACCACCGGCGCTGCCGCGAACCCCACCCTGACAATCGTCGCCCTGTCGATGCGACAGGGCGACTACATCGGCCGGCAGCTCAGCGCGGCAGCTCTGTAG